A part of Myxococcus landrumus genomic DNA contains:
- a CDS encoding serine hydrolase domain-containing protein gives MCLGLAGAVSGCDNDEEPSALHSDMQALIDDAVAKGLTPGASLAVTSASGKTWQGAAGVADVGQQQPRSPQDRFRAGSILKTLVATAVLQSVEQRKLTLEDTLTERLPASVTNRIEHARDITVAMLLAHRSGIPEWVTSETDMAIFADPEHVWTLEEILGLSSAQPSVFPPGTQYGYSNTNYVLLGEILSAVEGRSWREVVRERVLARAGLSRSILPEPGDPTCPAPCARGYVPFEDQLADLTLVDPSMAGASGGHALVTTVSDLGLFWKKLRAGALFERKETLEAMFAFQPAPEPESRLVGYGLGVMRLESRGVIALGHLGTTAGYQSFMLEVPATGRIVTGNINVMGDLAAVLEPILERAGRL, from the coding sequence TTGTGCCTCGGTCTGGCGGGAGCCGTCAGCGGTTGTGACAACGACGAGGAACCCTCGGCGCTGCACTCCGACATGCAGGCCCTCATCGACGACGCCGTCGCGAAGGGATTGACGCCTGGCGCCTCGCTCGCCGTCACCTCTGCCTCTGGCAAGACATGGCAGGGTGCCGCGGGGGTCGCCGATGTCGGGCAGCAACAGCCCAGGTCTCCTCAAGACCGCTTCCGCGCGGGAAGCATTCTCAAGACCCTCGTCGCCACCGCCGTGCTCCAGTCCGTCGAGCAGCGCAAGCTCACGCTGGAGGACACCCTCACGGAGCGACTGCCCGCGAGCGTGACGAACCGCATCGAGCACGCCCGGGACATCACCGTGGCCATGCTGCTCGCACACCGCTCGGGCATTCCGGAGTGGGTCACCTCCGAGACGGACATGGCCATCTTCGCGGACCCGGAGCATGTCTGGACGCTCGAGGAGATTCTCGGCCTCTCCAGTGCGCAGCCTTCGGTGTTCCCGCCCGGCACCCAGTACGGTTACTCGAACACGAACTACGTGCTCCTGGGTGAAATCCTCTCGGCGGTGGAGGGCCGGAGCTGGCGCGAGGTGGTCCGTGAGCGCGTCCTCGCGCGAGCGGGTCTCTCCCGCTCGATTCTTCCCGAACCGGGAGACCCGACCTGCCCGGCCCCTTGCGCACGAGGGTATGTCCCCTTCGAGGACCAGTTGGCGGACCTCACCCTCGTCGACCCGTCGATGGCTGGGGCCTCTGGCGGTCACGCCCTGGTGACCACCGTCTCCGACCTCGGCCTCTTCTGGAAGAAGCTTCGCGCTGGGGCACTCTTCGAGCGCAAGGAGACGCTGGAGGCCATGTTCGCGTTCCAGCCAGCACCCGAGCCCGAGTCTCGACTGGTGGGCTATGGGCTCGGCGTGATGCGGCTCGAATCCCGAGGAGTCATCGCCCTCGGGCATCTGGGCACCACCGCGGGGTACCAGAGCTTCATGCTCGAGGTCCCCGCGACGGGCCGCATCGTCACGGGGAACATCAACGTGATGGGAGACCTGGCCGCGGTGCTCGAGCCCATCCTGGAGCGGGCGGGCCGGCTCTGA
- a CDS encoding class I SAM-dependent methyltransferase: MSRSYEDLEAEAASVSVEGWDFSWLDGRATEQRPSWGYQRRMGERMARASAALDLQTGGGEVLAGVPTLPRLIVATESWPPNVAKATRLLHPRGVVVVADADEPPLPFADEAFDLVVSRHPVTTWWREIARVLQPGGTYFSQQVGPASVFELVEYFLGPLPAEIHRRRHPDDARAEAEAAGLEVVDLRLERLRTEFLDIGAVIYFLRKVIWMVPGFTVEQYRPQLLSLHERIQRDGPFLAHTTRFLIEARKPV, translated from the coding sequence ATGTCACGAAGCTACGAGGACCTGGAGGCAGAGGCCGCGAGCGTGTCGGTGGAGGGCTGGGACTTCTCCTGGCTGGACGGGCGCGCCACGGAGCAGCGTCCCTCCTGGGGCTACCAGCGTCGGATGGGCGAGCGGATGGCGCGAGCCTCCGCGGCGCTCGACCTCCAGACGGGAGGCGGGGAGGTGCTCGCGGGCGTGCCGACGTTGCCGCGCCTCATCGTGGCCACGGAGTCCTGGCCGCCCAATGTCGCGAAGGCCACGCGATTGCTTCATCCCCGGGGTGTCGTGGTGGTGGCGGATGCGGACGAGCCGCCGCTCCCCTTCGCCGACGAGGCGTTCGACCTGGTCGTCAGCCGTCATCCGGTCACGACGTGGTGGCGTGAGATTGCCCGGGTCCTCCAGCCGGGCGGGACGTATTTCTCCCAGCAGGTCGGGCCCGCGAGTGTCTTCGAACTCGTGGAGTACTTCCTCGGCCCCTTGCCCGCGGAGATTCACCGCAGGCGCCATCCGGACGACGCACGCGCCGAGGCCGAGGCGGCGGGGCTCGAGGTCGTGGACCTGCGGCTGGAGCGGCTGCGCACCGAGTTCCTCGACATCGGCGCGGTCATCTACTTCCTGCGCAAGGTCATCTGGATGGTCCCGGGCTTCACGGTGGAGCAGTACCGCCCCCAGCTCCTGTCCTTGCACGAGCGCATCCAGCGCGACGGCCCTTTCCTCGCGCACACGACGCGCTTCCTCATCGAGGCCAGGAAGCCGGTGTAA
- a CDS encoding amidohydrolase, which translates to MCTASLAFLASCATTGGSIANPPDSGKTLFLGKILTMDDGMTVAEAVSVDERGHILKVGTEQDVREGLGAGAKVVQLEAGQVLMPGFIDPHLHLLPTLLQSVLESHNLAPCLPGPYRIPTATSCESRADVLSTLASIKLSPQAPKDEFVLGMNLDPSRQVFDPLQCGITAKEAAAAGNFMDNPKFYIERCVSKDRPVLILDQSGHLAYVNQRAIDVVCAGQTACPPSTVKAGGGEWAPNNTAPFTGLLKETSGYAPFMAAMQKSLPLAQLQTHPQELLAAYEKEIKPGIQAMRDAGLTTIADGGLVGMSQLNAVKFLAEQEHFPLRVTGVVTYDSAKAEGIQPTGPACDPRQDANCKLPKWLGAGGLKLWVDGSTQGCTAKLAAPYSYSTKGHCSDAGEGRADFENMQAIVTAMSAQWMTKAWRVQLHANGNDANQWAIDAFALLQQKAQNEHPVLFIHNTVGQEQLSKNLGDLIKGNYVAPNGQKAPAVKAHVTHLIGHVAYWGHAFRGMLGEAAANNLDPVGFDRDQGIPFSFHSDSMVTPPRPLWFVEQAVTRRTWAYPSLEERGTLGLEKHAATVEEALRAITIEPARQHELDGWVGSIEQGKVADFVVLGDNPLDYGPKKKDPTQIHKIPVVETYLSGQPTSKNP; encoded by the coding sequence GTGTGCACCGCGTCCCTGGCCTTTCTGGCCTCGTGCGCGACGACCGGCGGCTCGATTGCGAATCCGCCCGACAGCGGCAAGACGCTCTTCCTCGGGAAGATCCTCACCATGGACGACGGCATGACCGTCGCCGAAGCCGTCTCCGTGGATGAGCGCGGCCACATCCTGAAGGTCGGAACCGAGCAGGATGTTCGGGAGGGCCTCGGGGCAGGCGCCAAGGTCGTGCAGCTCGAGGCCGGTCAGGTGCTCATGCCGGGCTTCATCGACCCCCACCTGCACCTGCTCCCCACCCTCCTCCAGAGCGTGCTCGAGTCGCACAACCTGGCGCCCTGTCTGCCCGGGCCGTACCGCATCCCCACCGCCACATCCTGCGAGTCCCGCGCGGACGTGCTGAGCACGCTCGCCTCCATCAAGCTGTCTCCCCAGGCCCCGAAGGATGAGTTCGTCCTGGGCATGAACCTGGACCCATCACGCCAGGTGTTCGACCCGCTCCAGTGCGGCATCACCGCCAAGGAAGCCGCGGCCGCGGGGAACTTCATGGACAATCCGAAGTTCTACATCGAGCGCTGCGTGAGCAAGGACCGCCCGGTGCTCATCCTGGACCAGTCCGGTCACCTGGCATACGTGAACCAGCGGGCCATCGACGTCGTCTGCGCGGGGCAGACCGCGTGTCCCCCGTCGACCGTCAAGGCTGGCGGCGGTGAGTGGGCCCCGAACAACACGGCTCCCTTCACTGGCTTGCTCAAGGAGACCTCGGGCTACGCGCCCTTCATGGCGGCGATGCAGAAGAGCCTGCCGCTGGCGCAACTCCAGACACATCCCCAGGAGCTCCTGGCGGCCTACGAGAAGGAGATCAAGCCCGGCATCCAGGCGATGCGTGATGCGGGGCTCACGACCATCGCGGATGGCGGTCTGGTGGGCATGTCCCAGCTCAACGCCGTGAAGTTCCTGGCGGAGCAGGAGCACTTCCCGCTGCGCGTCACGGGCGTCGTGACGTACGACTCCGCGAAGGCCGAGGGCATCCAGCCGACGGGCCCCGCCTGTGACCCGCGCCAGGACGCGAACTGCAAGCTGCCCAAGTGGCTGGGCGCTGGTGGCCTCAAGCTCTGGGTGGATGGCTCGACGCAGGGCTGCACCGCGAAGCTCGCGGCGCCCTATTCGTACTCGACGAAGGGCCATTGCTCGGACGCGGGAGAGGGCCGGGCCGACTTCGAGAACATGCAGGCCATCGTCACCGCGATGAGCGCCCAATGGATGACGAAGGCCTGGCGCGTCCAGCTCCACGCCAACGGCAACGACGCGAACCAGTGGGCCATCGACGCCTTCGCGCTGCTCCAGCAGAAGGCCCAGAACGAGCACCCCGTGCTGTTCATCCACAACACCGTGGGCCAGGAGCAGCTCTCCAAGAACCTCGGGGACCTCATCAAGGGAAACTACGTCGCGCCGAACGGCCAGAAGGCCCCGGCAGTCAAGGCGCACGTGACGCACCTCATCGGCCACGTGGCGTACTGGGGCCACGCGTTCAGGGGCATGCTGGGTGAAGCGGCCGCGAACAACCTGGACCCCGTGGGCTTCGACCGCGACCAGGGCATCCCCTTCTCGTTCCACAGCGACTCGATGGTGACGCCGCCCCGCCCGCTCTGGTTCGTCGAGCAGGCCGTCACGCGGCGCACCTGGGCCTATCCCTCACTCGAGGAGCGCGGAACGCTCGGCCTCGAGAAGCACGCGGCGACGGTCGAGGAGGCACTGCGCGCCATCACCATCGAGCCCGCCCGGCAGCATGAGCTCGACGGGTGGGTGGGCAGCATCGAGCAGGGCAAGGTCGCCGACTTCGTCGTGCTCGGGGACAACCCCCTCGACTACGGCCCGAAGAAGAAGGACCCCACGCAGATCCACAAGATTCCCGTGGTGGAGACCTATCTGAGCGGCCAGCCCACCTCGAAGAACCCCTGA